Genomic DNA from Thermopolyspora flexuosa:
CCCCGGCGAAGCGGCGGCCGGGGTACGCGAACTTCGCCATCGCCGAGCCGCCGCTCAAGCTCGTGCTCATCGAGGGCGAGCCCGGCGAACCGACGCGGCTCGACCACCTCGGCATCGAGGTCGGCTCCACCGAGGAGGTCGCCGCCGCCACCGAGCGGCTGAAGGAGGCGGGCCTCGCCACCGTGGAGGAGCGGGACACCACGTGCTGCTACGCCGTCCAGGACAAGGTCTGGGTGCACGGGCCCGGCCGCGAGCCCTGGGAGGTGTACGTGGTGAAGGCCGACGCGGACACCATGGGGCCGGTCAAGGACCCGGCGCCGCGCGGCGAGGAGTGTTGCGCCGAGCCGGCCGGCCGTACCGGGGCGGACGCGTAGGCCGCGGCACCGCCGGTGTGGCCGCGGTCTTCGCCCGGGATCAGTTGCGGTAGCACTCCGCGAGGGCGGCGAACGCGGCCTTGGGCTCCCAGGGCAGGCCGGGGTACGTGGCGCCGTCGCGGCCCTCCAGCACCTTCACCACGCCCCGGCCGGCGAGGTCGAAATCCTCGCGCGGATCGGCGCGGTGGG
This window encodes:
- a CDS encoding ArsI/CadI family heavy metal resistance metalloenzyme; its protein translation is MSRIQLALRVADLDGSIAFYSALFGTAPAKRRPGYANFAIAEPPLKLVLIEGEPGEPTRLDHLGIEVGSTEEVAAATERLKEAGLATVEERDTTCCYAVQDKVWVHGPGREPWEVYVVKADADTMGPVKDPAPRGEECCAEPAGRTGADA